From a region of the Mercurialis annua linkage group LG1-X, ddMerAnnu1.2, whole genome shotgun sequence genome:
- the LOC126667540 gene encoding uncharacterized protein LOC126667540: MEETIPYIMKLPVLPMFNGEGDPRDHTSRFIATMGLLSVSDAILCRVFPTTLTGTAQRWYNKLNSGSIKSFASLSTEFLNRYLTNIPSKTTTSILRSCIQEEGETLRSYIERFNKQAMKIDNLNVDMATKALREGTRFRKLVDKLLVNKPTTFSNLMGIAQKYFELDEGRRAIRGKEAKGKESKEKFK; encoded by the coding sequence atggaggaaaccattCCATATATCATGAAGTTACCAGTCCTGCCAATGTTCAATGGAGAAGGGGACCCGCGAGATCATACTTCCAGATTCATAGccaccatggggctactcagcgtatcagacgcaATTCTATGCAGGGTATTCCCAACCACACTCACTGGTACCGCCCAAAGGTGGTACAACAAACTGAATTCAGGATCCATCAAAAGCTTCGCCTCACTGTCGACAGAATTCCTCAACAGATATCTCACGAATATACCATCCAAAACAACCACAAGCATCCTAAGATCATGCATTCAGgaagaaggagaaacgctaAGAAGCTatatcgaacgattcaacaaacAAGCTATGAAGATCGATAATCTGAACGTTGACATGGCAACCAAAGCATTGCGAGAAGGAACACGATTCAGAAAACTAGTAGACAAGCTGCTGGTTAATAAACCCACGACTTTCTCGAATCTGATGGGCATAGCTCAAAAATACTTCGAGCTAGACGAGGGCCGGAGGGCGATTCGTGGGAAAGAAGCAAAGGGAAAAGAGTCGAAAGAGAAATTCAAATAG